Proteins encoded within one genomic window of Vanrija pseudolonga chromosome 3, complete sequence:
- the rev1_0 gene encoding DNA repair protein rev1, which yields MPSSPPSSPEVICISPPGSQDKPTGSRPATSTSSDARAARAAAIRASVASSSAAPYTVPSSSKRKVTSSQSRSRVTERMLNSMTSDKNPITHSNAFEKTDHVHSCSTGHQQRGGDRGFWAVARDMGLKAEGEKHTYWSVRTAKVEAGAREKQTSIFAGCVIAINGPTGPRVSNLQLQNLITANGGRFAPHVHSGCTHVVAERLSGSKAQKYINGQGSRGASRRSQVVKVEWVLDCVAKGKRISEAGYSSVEDPTQKNLFAAFGSKPPTPASATAADQQSS from the exons AtgccctcctcaccaccatccTCGCCAGAGGTCATCTGCATATCCCCGCCAGGGAGCCAAGACAAGCCGACGGGCTCAAGGCCAGCGACATCGACGAGCTCCGAtgctcgcgcggcgagggcggccgcCATTCGCGCGTCcgtggcctcgtcgtcggccgcacCTTACACTGTGCCTTCCTCATCTAAGCGCAAAGTCACGAGCTCACAGTCGCGATCCCGCGTCACCGAGCGCATG ctcAATTCCATGACCTCGGACAAGAATCCCATCACCCACTCGAACGCGTTCGAGAAGACCGACCACGTACACTCGTGCAGCACCGGacaccagcagcgcggcggcgaccgcggcTTCTGGGCTGTCGCCCGGGACATgggcctcaaggccgagggggaAAAGCACACGTACTGGTCGGTGCGGacggccaaggtcgaggccggtGCACGGGAGAAG CAAACGTCCATCTTCG CCGGCTGTGTCATCGCCATCAACGGCCCCACAGGCCCAAGGGTCTCCAACCTCCAGCTCCAGAACCTCATCACGGCGAACGGCGGCCGCTTCGCCCCGCACGTGCACTCGGGCTGCACGCACGTCGTGGCCGAGCGGCTCAGCGGGTCCAAGGCGCAGAAGTACATCAACGGACAGGGGAGCCGCggggcgagccggcgctcgcAGGTGGTCAAGGTCGAGT GGGTGCTCGACTGCgtggccaagggcaagaggATCAGCGAGGCGGGATACTCGTCCGTAGAGGACCCT ACCCAGAAGAACCTGTTCGCCGCGTTTGGTTCCAAgccgccaacgccagccTCTGCCACTGCTGCCGACCAGCAGTCTTCATGA
- the PRS6B gene encoding 26S proteasome regulatory subunit 6B: protein MEEIGIDLKLEDPTLAAQISEKQALYSSLPASDDELYTTWRKLEAHREFLQLQEDYIRDETKNLRQELLRAQEEVKRIQSVPLVIGQFLEAVDERRGIVGSTTGSNYVVRILSTLDRELLKPSSSVALHRHSNALVDILPPEADSSISMLGADERPDVKYSDVGGLDQQKQEIREAVELPLVQMDLYRKIGIDPPRGVLLYGPPGTGKTMLVKAVANATTASFIRVVGSEFVQKYLGEGPRMVRDVFRLARENSPCIIFIDEVDAIATKRFDAQTGSDREVQRILLELLNQMDGFDQTTNVKVIMATNRQDTLDPALLRPGRLDRKIEFPNPSRRERRLIFQTVTSKMNLGPDVDLEDYVSRPDKLSSAEIASICQAAGLQAVRKNRYVVLPVDFEEAWKSTVKRSEDRHEFYR, encoded by the exons ATGGAGGAGATTGGAATtgacctcaagctcgag GACCCCACCCTCGCTGCCCAGATCTCGGAGAAGCAGGCCCTCTACTCTTCCCTCCctgccagcgacgacgagctctaCACGACTTGGAGGAAGCTCGAGGCCCACCGCGAGTTCCTCCAGCTCCAGGAG GACTACATTCGTGATGAGACCAAGAACCTCCGCCAGGAGCTCCTCCGTGCCCAGGAGGAGGTCAAGCGCATCCAGTCGGTCCCTCTAGTCATCGGCCAgttcctcgaggccgtcgacgagcgccgcggcatCGTCGGCAGCACCACTG GCTCCAACTACGTCGTCCGCATCCTCTCCAccctcgaccgcgagctTCTCAAGCCGTCTTCCTCGGTTGCTCTTCACCGCCACTCGAACGCCCTGGTTGACATCCTCCCACCAGAGGCCGACTCGTCGATCTCGATGCTTGGCGCTGATGAGAGGCCAGACGTCAAGTACTCGGACGTCGGTGGTCTTGACCAGCAGAAGCAGGAGATTCGCGAGGCCGTTGAGCTGCCTCTTGTCCAG ATGGACCTCTACCGCAAGATCGGTATTGACCCTCCTCGTGGTGTCCTCCTCTACGGTCCTCCAG GAACCGGCAAGACCATGCTGGTCAAGGCTGTTGCCAACGCTACCACTGCGTCGTTCatccgtgtcgtcggctcCGAGTTTGTCCAGAAGTACCTCGGTGAA GGCCCCCGTATGGTTCGTGATGTCTTCCGATTGGCACGAGAGAACTCTCCCTGCATCATCTTTATCGACGaagtcgacgccatcgcTACCAAGCGTTTCGATGCCCAGACCGGCTCGGACCGTGAAGTCCAGCGTattctcctcgagctcctcaaccAGATGGACGGTTTCGACCAGACTACCAATGTCAAG GTCATCATGGCTACCAACCGTCAGGACACGCTCGACCCCGCTCTCCTCCGCCCCGGTCGCCTTGACCGCAAGATCGAGTTCCCCAACCCGTCGCGTCGTGAGCGCCGTCTCATCTTCCAGACGGTCACGTCGAAGATGAACCTCGGCCCCGATGTTGACCTCGAGGACT ACGTCTCGAGGCCAGACAAGCTTAGCTCGGCCGAGATTGCCTCCATCTGCCAGGCTGCCGGTCTTCAGG CTGTCCGCAAGAACCGTTACGTCGTCTTGCCCGTCGACTTTGAGGAGGCTTGGAAG TCCACGGTCAAGAGGTCAGAGGACCGTCACGAGTTCT ACCGATAG
- the DDB1 gene encoding DNA damage-binding protein 1, with translation MLYIASALSPTSISHTTKVHGFTSPKTTSLVIARPDRLEVWGVSPAGLERAGEFKVWGTIVGLDVVTVPDARPHILVLVEPPSARLLLVTFEGGKLVVTASQPLSPPMPSLLRAEFFNGVRASGSAALVSLWTGLLACVEIEFEKPKDAKKRRASEAAITECEAGSRLVFKSSFNINIREHNLLDIAFAPGDTSATPLLAFLWVSETNRIQLQPKQLSVTTHSFTNAGTPIDVVNPLDYPVPSDDEDLDFNGVPFSTPAARYLLAVPGHGPNNSRQFFVIGDEHATLYSIAAGASSTPAKTVTSPRASAIRRSPQSETGGIGKKRRSSASGRGINTDIDDRWSTTPVWRTRQGFGTVLAATVLGTHDKKGGSVLLGDESGRLTAVGWDFEDTDNVRVGKANLGSVSPPTSLTYLDNGYVFVSSACGDSLLVSVDLPAAAQSTSSATSTPRSIHRKGKGRASDTVDGGAWSIHTEDDSTGSVEVRERWLNIAPVRDFTVVKEDDTRVSHLVIGSGSATSNSLRVMRSGVGLDTVLTVEGVTDVQGMWSLPHGDKPTLLLSFPTSSALLDLSSEVSVVPVAAEISLSPTVAAGLVNGGKMLAHVTPTAVNLWTDTVGGVSIDSYKPCAEEQRTEKEIVAADIKHDHILVAHRNGDVVVLKATDNGFDRVLLAQLPAEPASIALHVGPNEASSFVAFGAWNNGIEVFSFEGLRAIKSTPLVVAQEQAFAASLLIRTASTGYPQLVAGLSDGTVVTYSLDPLNLKTTLDKGRYTSSAGSRPAILFPLDLLAPGGEEQVVAAAVTESLSIVFEARSHLEISSSGKTGVLAAASVSTPALGNAIVVATEEGLKFETVSSLKKLQVQTLDLGKKSATRLSVVPDLKVLAVGTVTRSLDSQTGDVLQSSSLEIRDPTTLELFAEYTLPERETVASVNAVLLNGRHYIALGTAIFGEDDAVDVPLLEEMSAFISAEKGRLILLEPTNKGPGGWFLDVATTLDTAAAVLDARAIHGFLAVASVTKVSILRLDASPATLREVSASTFAFEARYLHVSPANKVHNEDRLVVGDAMRSILILDIDDESGVIRSDQRDMSPHAVHALDGIEDGGPGVIIADNHTNLLTLRLNEEIEQAAHIGLHEDVARLHIGSLAPPTTSADVLRPELLFATTSGRLGIIGELGTSAARTLGDLQRNMDKHFKGPGGVDWKSLRRGGTTLVPKETAGFIDGDFVQQFIDGESIPEALVDRILGGTSAAEVVSQISPAGTRQPATREDVVRVLEATAGLH, from the exons ATGCTGTACATAGCCTCG GCCCTCTCCCCCACCTCCATCTCCCACACGACCAAGGTCCACGGCTTCACCAGCCCGAAAACCACCTCGCTCGTGATCGCGCGGCCGGATAGGCTCGAAGTATGGGGCGTGTCCCCCGCGGGGCTGGAACGTGCCGGCGAGTTCAAGGTCTGGGGCACGATTGTCGGGCTCGACGTTGTGACCGTGCCG GATGCGCGCCCACACATCCTTGTGCTAGTTGAACCGCCGAGCGCCAGATTGCTTCTTGTCACGTTTGAGGGTGGCAAGCTGGTAGTGACTGCCTCGCAGCCGCTATCTCCGCCGATGCCCTCGCTCCTGCGTGCCGAGTTCTTTaacggcgtgcgcgcgagcgggagTGCAGCTTTGGTCAGTTTGTGGACTGGACTTCTCGCATGTGTCGAGATCGAGTTTGAGAAACCCAAGGATGCGAAGaagcgccgcgcgagcgaggccgcGATTACTGAGTGCGAGGCTGGCTCACGGCTCGTGTTCAAGTCGAGTTTCAATATCAA TATCCGCGAGCACAACCTCCTGGATATTGCCTTTGCGCCGGGCGACACGTCGGCCACGCCGTTGTTGGCATTCCTCTGGGTGTCCGAGACGAACAGAATCCAGCTGCAGCCCAAGCAGCTATCGGTCACCACGCACTCGTTTACAAACGCTGGAACACCCATCGACGTGGTCAACCCACTCGACTATCCTGTTCCCTCTGAtgacgaggacctcgactTCAATGGCGTGCCATTCTCCACACCAGCGGCACGGTACCTCCTTGCTGTGCCGGGTCACGGGCCGAACAACTCGAGGCAGTTCTTTGTTATTGGTGACGAACACGCTACGCTGTACAGTATTGCGGCTGGCGCGTCATCGACGCCTGCAAAGACCGTTAcgagcccgcgcgcgtcggcgatcCGTCGCAGTCCCCAGTCTGAGACGGGAGGGATCGGCAAGAagcgcaggtcgagcgcctctGGACGTGGTATCAACACGGATATCGACGACCGGTGGAGCACGACTCCAGTGTGGCGCACACGACAGGGCTTTGGAACTGTGCTTGC GGCAACTGTGTTGGGCACACACGATAAGAAGGGTGGCAGTGttctgctcggcgacgagagcggACGCCTGACAGCTGTCGGGTGGGATTTCGAGGACACGGACAATGTGCGCGTGGGAAAGGCCAATCTCGGTTCAGTATCGCCCCCGACCAGCTTGACGTACCTCGACAACGGATACGTCTTTGTGTCGTCCGCATGTGGCGACTCACTGTTGGTATCTGTTGATCTGCCGGCTGCAGCACAATCTACGTCCTCCGCCACGTCCACTCCGCGCAGCATTCATCGTAAGGGCAAGGGACGCGCTTCCGATACTGTCGATGGCGGTGCATGGTCAATTcacaccgaggacgacagcaCCGGATCAGTCGAGGTCCGCGAGCGCTGGTTGAACATCGCCCCGGTCAGGGACTTCACTGTTGTGAAGGAGGACGATACGCGTGTG TCGCATCTCGTTATTGGAtctggctcggcgacctcgaacTCTCTACGCGTCATGCGGAGTGGAGTTGGGCTGGACACGGTCTTGACCGTTGAGGGTGTCACTGACGTGCAGGGAATGTGGTCTCTTCCCCACGG TGATAAGCCAACACTGCTGCTGTCCTtcccgacgtcgtcggcactgCTGGACCTCTCTTCCGAGGTCTCGGTGGTTCCCGTTGCAGCCGAGATCTCGTTGTCTCCCACCGTGGCCGCTGGCCTTGTAAACGGTGGCAAAATGCTCGCTCACGTTACGCCAACTGCTGTCAACTTATGGACGGATACCGTGGGAGGTGTCTCCATCGACTCGTATAAACCCTGCGCGGAGGAGCAGCGCACGGAGAAGGAGATTGTCGCTGCAGACATCAAGCATGACCATATCCTCGTGGCACACCGCAACGGTGATGTTGTTGTGCTTAAGGCGACCGACAATGGCTTTGATCGTGTTCT CCTTGCTCAGCTCCCCGCGGAACCGGCGTCAATTGCACTCCATGTGGGTCCAAATGAGGCCTCTTCCTTCGTCGCCTTTGGCGCGTGGAACAATGGCATTGAGGTGTTCTCGTTCGAGGGCCTGAGGGCGATCAAGAGCACGCCTCTGGTAGTGGCGCAGGAGCAAGCATTCGCAGCCTCCCTGTTGATAAGAACTGCTTCGACAGGTTACCCCCAGCTTGTGGCAGGACTCAGTGACGGCACTGTCGTCACGTACTCGCTGGATCCCTTGAACCTCAAGACAACTCTGGACAAGGGCCGCTACACCTCGTCTGCGGGCTCGCGGCCCGCCATCCTTTTCCCTCTCGACCTCTTGGCACCAGGTGGAGAAGAGCAGgttgtcgccgctgccgttaCCGAGTCGCTGTCGATTGTGTTTGAGGCCCGCAGCCACCTCGAAATCTCGTCGAGTGGTAAAACTGGCGTTCTTGCTGCCGCCTCGGTCAGCACGCCTGCGCTTGGTAACGCCATCGTCGTTGCGACAGAAGAGGGTCTCAAGTTTGAGACTGTGTCGAGTTTGAAGAAGCTGCAAGTGCAAACCCTCGATTTGGGGAAGAAGTCGGCGACAAGGTTGTCCGTCGTCCCCGACCTCAAGGTGTTGGCCGTTGGCACCGTGACGCGGTCACTCGACTCGCAGACCGGCGATGTCCtgcagtcgtcgtcgctggagATTCGCGACCCCACCACTCTGGAAT TGTTCGCCGAGTACACCCTTCCCGAGAGGGAGACTGTGGCATCTGTTAACGCCGTCCTCTTGAATGGAAGACACTACATTGCTCTGGGAACAGCCATCttcggcgaggacgacgccgtcgatgTCCCGCTGCTGGAGGAGATGTCCGCATTCATCTCAGCAGAGAAGGGCCGCCTGATACTCCTAGAGCCAACGAACAAGGGCCCGGGAGGCTGGTTCCTGGAcgtggcgacgacgctcgacactgctgctgcagtgcTGGACGCCAGAGCGATCCACGGCTTCCTGGCAGTCGCCTCAGTTACCAAGGTTTCGATCCTGCGCCTTGACGCCAGTCCCGCCACTCTGCGCGAGGTCTCGGCAAGCACGTTCGCGTTTGAAGCCCGCTACCTGCATGTTTCGCCTGCAAACAAGGTGCACAACGAGGACCGACTAGTGGTTGGCGACGCGATGAGGAGCATCCTTATTTtggacattgacgacgagaGCGGAGTGATCCGCTCCGACCAGCGCGACATGTCTCCCCACGCTGTCCATGCACTGGATGGTATCGAGGATGGCGGACCAGGGGTCATCATCGCGGAC AACCACACCAACCTGCTTACGCTACGCTTGAacgaggagattgagcaGGCCGCCCACATTGGCCTGCATGAAGACGTTGCCCGGTTGCACATTGGCTCACTGGCACCGCCGACAACCTCCGCAGACGTCCTTCGGCCAGAGCTCCTATTCGCCACGACAAGTGGCCGCCTGGGTATCATTGGCGAGCTAGGGACTAGCGCTGCACGCACCCTGGGAGACCTGCAGCGGAACATGGACAAGCACTTCAAGGGTCCCGGAGGTGTGGACTGGAAATC ACTGCGCCGTGGTGGCACCACGTTGGTACCAAAGGAGACTGCAGGTTTCATTGATGGCGACTT CGTACAACAGTTTATCGATGGCGAATCCATCCCCGAGGCTCTGGTGGACCGTATCCTCGGGGGTacgagcgcggccgaggttgtGTCACAGATCTCGCCGGCCGGTACGAGGCAGCCGGCGACGCGTGAGGATGTTGtgcgcgtcctcgaggcgACTGCAGGGTTGCATTAG
- the BCP1 gene encoding Protein BCP1, with product MPNPQLQAVPAAANAKRKNAPRDDEDDGASDSGSDVSMINVDFDFYNLNTDVDQIAIKRFLRQTLSHDDNLIDVHPLADLILSEASRLGAGTSIKTDGEESDPWGLLAVVDIRHAQETPALKPLIDYFLSTSPPAALASVLDKSHASRPALLFSLRMLNLPLPLIPPLYKMIGSELADADFSHYVLWGRGYKLQGTEAATGLELDQATKGNKKKKGGNTTGPGLVAGSFTYHPEEDLIDARAKVVHTYPLKTAPSRDDEAFGVEQFGRLVLADAAGLAKAVEDMEEAVR from the exons ATGCCCAACCCCCAGCTGCAGGCAGTGCCCGCTGCGGCGAACGCCAAGCGGAAGAATGCgccccgcgacgacgaggacgacggcgcgtcaGACTCGGGCTCGGATGTG AGCATGATCAacgtcgactttgactttTACAACCTCAACACGGACGTGGACCA AATCGCGATCAAGCGCTTCCTCCGCCAGACACTAagccacgacgacaacctcATCGACGTGCACCCGCTCGCGGACCTGATCCTGTCCGAGGCgagccgcctcggcgcgggcacgaGCATCAagacggacggcgaggagagcgaccCGTGGGGCCTGCTGGCGGTCGTGGACATCCGGCACGCGCAGGAGACGCCGGCGCTCAAGCCGCTGATCGACTACTTCCTGTCCacatcgccgccggccgcgctcgcgagcgtcCTGGACAAGAGCCACGCGTCGCGCCCCGCCCTCCTCTTCTCCCTCCGCATGCTCAACCTCCCCCTCCCGCTCATCCCGCCACTGTACAAGATGATCGggagcgagctcgccgacgccgactttAGCCACTACGTCCTCTGGGGACGGGGGTACAAGCTGCAGGGGACGGAGGCGGCCACTGGACTCGAGCTGGACCAGGC TACCAAGGgcaacaagaagaagaagggcggGAACACCACCGGTCCCGGCCTTGTTGCTGGCTCGTTCACCTACCACCCAGAGGAGGACCTCATCGACGCCCGTGCAAAGGTCGTGCACACGTACCCCCTCAAGACGGCGCCttcgcgcgacgacgaggcgttcGGTGTTGAGCAGTTTGGACGCTTGGTCCTTGCTGACGCTGCTGGCCTCGCCAAGGCTGTGGAGGACATGGAGGAGGCTGTGAGGTAG
- the ELF1 gene encoding Transcription elongation factor 1: MGKRKSSKKPMVRKQNEPLSTTFKCLFCHHEKSVMAKIDRQAMFGHLSCKACGQKFSTPINNLSAAVDVYCDWVDACEELRVKQPPKKAKAAPRSRTPPPASALADDDDDDDIDHLASARRDKESKRKSARSAYDDDDEDDDVDDDRARKVARRAYDDDDDDDED; encoded by the exons ATGGGAAAGCGAAAGTCGTCCAAGAAGCCTATGGTCAGGAAGCAGAACGAGCCGTTGT cgacgacgttCAAATGCTTGTTCTGCCACCACGAGAAGTCGGTCATGGCCAAGAT TGACAGGCAAGCCATGTTCGGTCATCTGAGCTgcaag GCCTGCGGCCAGAAGTTCTCCACGCCGATCAACA ACCTctctgccgccgtcgacgtgtACTGCGA CTGGGTCGACGCGTGTGAGGAGCTCCGCGTCAAGCAGCCgcccaagaaggccaaggcggcccCGCGCTCTCggacaccaccgccagcatcGGCGCTGGcagacgacgatgacgatgacgacattgaccacctcgccagcgcgcgccgcgataAGGAGAGCAAGCGCaagtcggcgcgcagcgcgtacgacgacgacgatgaggacgacgacgttgacgacgaccgcgcgcgcaaggtcGCCCGGCGAGCGtatgatgacgacgatgacgatgatgaaGACTAG